Below is a window of Streptomyces sp. NBC_00289 DNA.
AGAGGGGGTGTCCAGGGGCGTACACGCCTTCCCCCACGCCGATCACCTTGTGGCCGGTCACGTAGATGCTGCGCAGGAGGACGACGGAGTAGATGCCGTCACCTAGCCCGAGGGCTTGGCGGTCTTCCTCGGTGGCGATCCGGGACGTCACCTCCTTGGAAGAGACCTCAACGCTGTTGCCAGAGCGATCCTCGTAGACCGCTTGCCACGTGGGGTCACAGGCTTGGGGCTCATCAACCTCGGGGACGACCTCGGCAACGTCCAGGTGAACCCAGGACTGAGACGCCTGAAGGATGGAGTCTCCGCGGTTCACGGTCCGCACCCGGTTGACGCACTCGCCCTCTCCGAGGTGTGCGGCGACCCAGTCGGGGGGCTGTACCCGGGTGCTGCTCTTGTGGTGAATCGTCTCCCCCGGCTGCGTGATGCCCCGGATGCGCTTGGTGCCAGCGATGAGTTTCCTACGGTCGGAGACGAACACGCCCTTGCCCTGCTGGCTGTGGACGTAGCCCTCCGCCTTGAGCAAGGCGATAGCGCGGTAGACCGCGTTGTCGCTCAGGGCGAACTGCTTCATCAGGGCCTGGGTCGGCGGGAGCTTGTTGCCTGCCTCCAGCGTGCCTCGGTCGATGCGGGCCTTCAGATATGCAGCCATGCCAGCAACGGTGCCTGTCATTTTCGCCTCCCTCAGTCTTCCTATCGGATGTTGCTTGA
It encodes the following:
- a CDS encoding GntR family transcriptional regulator gives rise to the protein MAAYLKARIDRGTLEAGNKLPPTQALMKQFALSDNAVYRAIALLKAEGYVHSQQGKGVFVSDRRKLIAGTKRIRGITQPGETIHHKSSTRVQPPDWVAAHLGEGECVNRVRTVNRGDSILQASQSWVHLDVAEVVPEVDEPQACDPTWQAVYEDRSGNSVEVSSKEVTSRIATEEDRQALGLGDGIYSVVLLRSIYVTGHKVIGVGEGVYAPGHPLSIS